The following proteins come from a genomic window of Actinomycetota bacterium:
- a CDS encoding sigma-70 family RNA polymerase sigma factor gives MQPDEARETRFRDMFLTHQHAVVAYAARRTDPPGDLTAAQDVASAVFVTAWKRLDDIGSDPLPWLLVTARHVLSDSRRERRRRRSRERRHSDDRSLTPGAVPDLAQQVSDVLVVRATLAALGEQDRELATLLAWDDLTLVQAAQVLGITPDAARTRWKRLRARLAVSLADSEEADSGSAGTHPAPQLSHQPLEARR, from the coding sequence ATGCAGCCAGACGAGGCGCGGGAAACTCGCTTTCGCGACATGTTCCTCACCCATCAGCACGCTGTTGTCGCCTACGCCGCCCGCCGGACCGATCCGCCCGGGGACCTGACGGCCGCCCAAGATGTCGCCAGCGCTGTGTTCGTGACCGCGTGGAAACGACTGGACGACATCGGATCCGATCCGCTGCCCTGGCTGCTCGTCACGGCCAGGCATGTGCTGTCCGACAGTCGCCGTGAACGCCGACGACGGCGGAGCCGCGAGCGCCGGCACTCCGACGACCGGTCGCTGACACCGGGCGCAGTGCCCGACCTCGCCCAGCAGGTCTCCGACGTCCTCGTCGTGCGCGCAACGCTCGCGGCGCTCGGCGAGCAGGATCGCGAACTGGCGACGCTGCTGGCCTGGGACGACCTGACCCTGGTTCAGGCGGCGCAGGTGCTCGGCATCACGCCCGATGCGGCCAGAACCCGATGGAAGCGCCTGCGAGCCCGGCTTGCGGTCTCGCTCGCCGACTCCGAGGAGGCTGACAGCGGCTCGGCCGGTACTCACCCCGCCCCACAGCTCAGCCACCAGCCACTGGAGGCCCGGCGATGA